One part of the Phycisphaeraceae bacterium genome encodes these proteins:
- a CDS encoding MiaB/RimO family radical SAM methylthiotransferase — MEQQIRDTAVYLETFGCQMNELDSELVAGELGRLGYRFTDNPKSADVVLYNTCSVREQAEQKVWSRLGELAKRKATQPNLVVGVLGCLAERDGVDLINRMPVVDILCGPAELDKLPALLDNACRTRLSMTSHPVQDPHVSERSASEVALQGSASRRSSTLAAAEDSLELLDLSRSISPVDTTRSFSRSAYVRITRGCNKFCTYCVVPFTRGAEIHRPPEHIIDECRKLADAGVVEITLLGQTVNHYRFEHGAAVAVNGVTQPQKGRTYKGSHNRDALAGDRVTTFADLLHQIHESVPEIKRLRFVTSYPRDFGDDVLEVMRDSPRICRYLHVPAQSGSNRILQKMNRGYTIEEYDEFLDRARSFLHQPEIGRPLMVSGDIIVGFPTETDEDYEKTVQLVQRARYKNCFIFKYSPRPGTVAFDRIPDDVPDQIKRKRNNHLLALQSMISDEISKEQIGLHFDILVEGISKQARKAAGMTNTQIRNLNAVSLTVNGESMRASTPEQTFPADGILQLSGRTDGDQIVFFDAPAADVESTVGSIVSVTICSADKLSLHGTLNQPALI, encoded by the coding sequence ATGGAACAACAGATCCGCGACACAGCAGTCTATCTTGAAACGTTCGGATGCCAGATGAACGAGCTTGATTCGGAGCTCGTTGCTGGTGAACTCGGGCGTTTGGGATATCGATTCACGGATAATCCGAAGTCTGCGGATGTTGTGCTCTACAACACATGCTCGGTCCGTGAGCAGGCAGAGCAGAAGGTTTGGTCCCGTCTTGGCGAACTTGCCAAGCGCAAGGCAACGCAGCCAAATCTGGTTGTTGGCGTGCTCGGATGTCTGGCAGAACGCGACGGTGTTGATCTCATCAATCGAATGCCGGTCGTTGATATTCTGTGTGGCCCCGCAGAACTCGACAAGCTCCCGGCATTGCTCGATAACGCTTGCCGCACACGACTAAGCATGACTTCGCATCCGGTACAGGATCCACACGTATCCGAAAGATCCGCGAGCGAAGTTGCGCTCCAGGGAAGCGCGAGCCGTCGCAGCAGCACGCTCGCTGCGGCTGAGGACTCGCTCGAACTGCTTGATCTTTCCCGGTCGATATCACCAGTCGATACAACCCGATCGTTTTCGCGCAGCGCATATGTTCGCATCACGCGAGGCTGCAACAAGTTCTGTACCTATTGCGTTGTTCCGTTCACACGGGGTGCCGAGATCCATCGGCCGCCGGAGCACATTATCGACGAGTGCCGAAAGCTCGCCGATGCTGGTGTCGTTGAGATCACACTGCTTGGCCAGACGGTAAACCACTATCGGTTCGAGCACGGTGCTGCCGTGGCAGTGAACGGCGTGACCCAGCCGCAGAAGGGGCGCACATACAAGGGCAGCCACAATCGTGATGCACTTGCAGGCGATCGTGTAACGACCTTTGCAGATCTGCTGCACCAGATCCACGAGAGTGTGCCCGAGATCAAACGCCTGCGATTTGTCACGAGCTATCCGCGCGACTTCGGCGATGATGTACTTGAAGTGATGCGTGACAGCCCGCGTATCTGCCGATACCTGCATGTGCCTGCACAATCGGGTTCGAACCGCATCCTCCAGAAGATGAATCGCGGATACACGATCGAAGAATACGACGAGTTCCTTGATCGCGCACGTTCGTTCCTGCATCAACCCGAGATCGGACGACCGCTGATGGTGTCCGGCGACATCATTGTCGGATTTCCAACCGAGACCGACGAGGACTACGAAAAGACTGTACAACTTGTGCAACGCGCGAGATACAAGAACTGCTTCATCTTCAAGTACTCGCCGCGTCCAGGTACCGTCGCCTTTGACAGAATCCCTGACGATGTGCCCGATCAGATCAAACGCAAGCGAAACAATCATCTGCTCGCATTACAGAGCATGATCTCTGACGAGATCAGCAAAGAGCAGATCGGGCTTCACTTCGACATTCTTGTCGAGGGCATTTCAAAGCAGGCACGCAAGGCCGCTGGCATGACAAACACACAGATCAGAAACCTGAATGCAGTGTCACTGACTGTGAACGGCGAATCAATGCGAGCATCCACACCAGAGCAGACATTCCCTGCAGACGGGATTTTGCAACTCTCCGGGCGCACGGATGGCGACCAGATTGTGTTCTTTGATGCTCCTGCCGCCGACGTTGAAAGCACAGTCGGGAGTATCGTCAGCGTCACAATATGTTCTGCCGACAAACTGTCTCTCCACGGCACACTGAATCAGCCAGCACTGATTTGA
- a CDS encoding VWA domain-containing protein — protein sequence MQLSIDSTFWLVCAAVLVVAALTSWRLLGAMAWQRRSTAIVARTLLLAAIGLALAGLSSVRTVDRVAVVAVVDMSRSAHVLANAGNNNTFVRNHIEAWLEAVDQQKHTDDLLGVVAFDGRAIVVQTPTRSRVGDVQLEIPSREGTNIEQAIAVARAMLPAQTQGRILLVTDGNETIGDALGSVASRGDTGSVPIDVVPIRYSLDNEVAVTRLDAPGFVQQGADIPVRAFLQSSTPLQGEIRLFDGDDEIDLNGDEPGAALPVSINAGQTVVPLTVPGSDRRLHDLRIAFEPPTQSSAGVSSADLFLENNIARAITLSPGRGRVLVVTDTMGSQRTPLTDAVESTGYSTDVRVPSALPVGLAGFAEYDTVVLDDVSADSLIDETRAALDQYVRSLGGGLIVVGGMNSFGPGGYRGTELEHLVPLLLDIPDRLIRPDVAIMIVLDRSGSMAQSVLGSVRSQQDIANEAAAIAVSRLEPTDLVGVIAFDNSYSRVVPLAPNKEPRETSKKIRSIRADGGTNLGPALKAALSDLEKVDAEKKHIVVLSDGRSQAEETLPDIAREVAAKGVTITSISVGDGSAAPKMREIAEITDGTFFEVVHPDRLPRVFIDAVRVERSPRVLEQQFVPQLVFGSSPILAGFPSLPLLDGLVLTRERPDPRAILIARGPDNLPLLAEWQVELGRVVAFTSDSDRWSSRWLTWDGYRKFWSQIVQRVSKPAQSPGFIATIAHETDTLTLTLETLADDAEPIVDLRVEANVIGPDGKERVVELWQVAPGVYETSTPVEEQGAYVAAIRAYRGQTMIGTALAAQIVENERELDDLKSNNLLVAEIAKQSNGRVLDLDSPGQIDMFSREGIEPARARSSLWQLLVWIALGIYMCDIATRRIAWDRLLGLGERTMASVTLSSTGSLTSLASRETHRSMESTSALSDLDAARVVAKQQQSRRESVIEQLRASRTQRPDSQAAPIETMASDISSDESSAESSGLLAAKRRAMQRFEENESD from the coding sequence GTGCAGTTGAGCATTGACAGCACATTCTGGCTGGTCTGTGCTGCCGTACTTGTTGTTGCAGCCCTGACGTCATGGCGATTGCTTGGAGCAATGGCGTGGCAGCGACGGTCCACTGCGATTGTTGCGCGAACTCTCCTGCTCGCAGCAATCGGGCTGGCGCTTGCGGGGCTGAGCTCTGTTCGAACTGTTGACCGCGTCGCTGTCGTTGCGGTTGTTGATATGTCGCGATCAGCACACGTGCTTGCAAACGCTGGAAACAACAACACGTTTGTGCGCAATCATATCGAAGCGTGGCTGGAGGCAGTCGATCAACAGAAACACACTGACGACCTGCTCGGTGTCGTTGCCTTTGATGGTCGGGCAATTGTAGTACAGACACCAACACGCTCTCGTGTAGGCGATGTGCAGTTAGAGATCCCTTCACGAGAGGGAACGAATATCGAACAGGCGATAGCTGTTGCAAGGGCAATGCTTCCTGCCCAGACGCAGGGAAGAATCCTGCTTGTCACCGATGGGAATGAGACGATCGGCGATGCTCTCGGCTCAGTGGCTTCTCGTGGGGACACTGGGAGCGTCCCGATCGACGTTGTACCGATTCGATACTCGCTTGACAACGAGGTTGCGGTCACACGGCTTGACGCTCCGGGGTTTGTACAACAGGGTGCAGATATCCCCGTTCGCGCATTTCTCCAGTCATCAACACCCCTGCAGGGTGAGATCCGGCTATTTGACGGTGACGATGAGATCGATCTAAACGGAGATGAGCCCGGTGCTGCGTTGCCTGTTTCGATCAATGCTGGACAGACAGTTGTCCCTCTGACTGTGCCGGGGTCTGATCGACGACTGCACGATCTCCGCATTGCGTTCGAGCCACCGACGCAATCAAGCGCGGGAGTCTCATCTGCTGATCTGTTTCTCGAGAACAACATCGCCCGTGCGATTACGCTCTCGCCGGGGCGTGGTCGTGTGCTGGTGGTGACTGACACGATGGGATCGCAACGAACACCATTGACAGACGCGGTGGAGAGTACTGGATACTCGACAGATGTTCGAGTGCCGAGCGCACTCCCAGTCGGTCTGGCGGGCTTTGCGGAGTACGACACGGTCGTGCTCGATGATGTTTCAGCTGACAGTTTGATTGATGAAACACGTGCGGCACTCGACCAGTATGTTCGATCGCTCGGTGGAGGTCTGATTGTCGTTGGAGGAATGAACTCGTTTGGTCCAGGTGGATACCGGGGCACCGAACTGGAACATCTGGTGCCGCTGCTTCTCGATATTCCAGACAGACTCATCAGACCGGACGTCGCGATCATGATTGTGCTTGACCGATCCGGCTCGATGGCTCAGAGTGTGCTCGGATCTGTTCGATCGCAGCAGGATATCGCGAATGAGGCTGCAGCGATTGCAGTGTCGCGTCTTGAACCAACCGATCTTGTCGGTGTCATCGCGTTTGACAACTCCTATTCGCGTGTTGTTCCTCTTGCGCCGAATAAGGAGCCGCGTGAAACCTCGAAAAAGATACGCAGCATACGGGCAGACGGGGGCACAAATCTTGGGCCTGCCCTCAAGGCTGCACTGAGCGATCTTGAGAAGGTTGACGCTGAGAAGAAGCACATTGTTGTCCTGTCCGACGGTCGATCCCAGGCAGAGGAAACACTGCCGGACATTGCGCGCGAAGTTGCTGCGAAGGGCGTCACCATCACATCGATTTCTGTTGGTGATGGAAGTGCTGCGCCCAAAATGCGCGAGATCGCTGAGATCACTGATGGCACTTTCTTTGAGGTTGTCCACCCCGACAGACTGCCGCGCGTGTTTATTGATGCGGTGCGTGTTGAACGTTCACCACGGGTGCTTGAGCAGCAGTTTGTGCCCCAGCTTGTCTTTGGATCATCGCCGATACTTGCGGGCTTTCCCTCGCTTCCACTACTCGATGGCCTTGTACTGACACGTGAGCGCCCCGATCCTCGAGCGATTTTAATTGCGCGTGGCCCAGACAATCTGCCGCTGCTTGCCGAATGGCAGGTCGAACTCGGCCGTGTTGTTGCATTCACATCGGATTCAGATCGCTGGTCATCGCGCTGGCTCACGTGGGATGGATATCGCAAGTTCTGGTCCCAGATTGTTCAGCGGGTAAGCAAGCCGGCGCAGTCTCCCGGCTTTATTGCGACGATTGCCCATGAAACAGACACACTCACGCTGACACTTGAAACGCTGGCTGATGATGCAGAGCCAATCGTTGACCTTCGTGTGGAAGCAAACGTCATCGGACCAGATGGAAAAGAACGTGTCGTGGAACTTTGGCAGGTTGCTCCTGGTGTGTACGAAACATCGACTCCGGTTGAAGAGCAGGGGGCGTACGTTGCAGCAATCCGTGCGTATCGTGGCCAAACGATGATTGGCACAGCACTGGCCGCCCAGATTGTTGAAAACGAACGCGAACTGGATGATTTGAAATCGAACAATCTGCTTGTTGCCGAGATTGCGAAGCAATCCAATGGCCGTGTGCTTGATCTAGATTCACCCGGTCAGATTGACATGTTCTCACGTGAAGGTATCGAACCTGCCAGAGCGAGGTCTTCCCTGTGGCAGTTGCTTGTGTGGATTGCGCTTGGCATATACATGTGCGATATTGCAACCCGTCGGATTGCGTGGGATCGACTGCTCGGACTCGGTGAGAGAACAATGGCATCGGTTACACTGTCTTCAACGGGATCGCTCACTTCTCTGGCTTCACGCGAGACACACAGATCTATGGAATCAACCTCAGCATTGTCAGACCTAGATGCTGCACGGGTCGTCGCGAAGCAGCAGCAGTCCAGACGGGAGAGTGTTATTGAGCAACTTCGTGCATCCCGCACGCAACGTCCCGACTCACAAGCTGCTCCTATAGAAACGATGGCCAGTGATATATCGTCCGACGAATCGAGTGCAGAGTCATCCGGGCTGCTCGCGGCGAAACGACGTGCAATGCAACGATTTGAGGAAAACGAATCTGACTAA
- the tsaD gene encoding tRNA (adenosine(37)-N6)-threonylcarbamoyltransferase complex transferase subunit TsaD — protein MTHILGIETSCDETAASVVKHPWRVLSSVVASQVDIHAEYGGVVPEIASRHHAERILPVVKRAISDAGISQGDVSVVAIGHRPGLIGCLLVGTSAAKSIAWSLGVPIVGVDHVHAHVLSGLLDQDTHEQLYPALGLVVSGGHTAMYVCTSSTQMRRIGTTIDDALGEAYDKAATMLGLSYPGGPNLDTLAHSELAGPSGRNFPISRLSPDSLDFSFSGLKTALLYAIRGTPNRDGTFPRDFGDLIDRDRAELAWAFQGAAVQAVILKLSRAHQQLREQGINLRTLFVGGGVSSNSLLRVELKLWADEHDLRLVIPPMRYCVDNAAMIAGLGGEMFGAGVADDLSLRAHPQSAY, from the coding sequence ATGACGCACATTCTCGGCATCGAAACCTCGTGCGATGAGACCGCAGCATCGGTCGTGAAACACCCGTGGCGGGTACTCTCGTCCGTCGTTGCGTCGCAGGTGGACATCCACGCGGAGTATGGCGGTGTTGTGCCAGAGATCGCCAGCCGTCATCACGCAGAACGGATCCTGCCGGTTGTTAAGCGTGCAATCAGTGACGCTGGCATCTCGCAGGGTGATGTTTCCGTTGTTGCGATCGGACATCGTCCAGGCCTGATCGGATGCCTGCTGGTTGGCACGTCAGCTGCCAAGTCGATCGCGTGGTCGCTGGGTGTGCCGATCGTTGGTGTGGACCATGTCCACGCGCATGTGCTCAGTGGCTTGCTCGATCAGGATACACACGAGCAGTTGTATCCGGCGCTCGGACTCGTTGTCAGCGGCGGACACACCGCGATGTATGTCTGCACATCCTCGACGCAGATGCGACGGATCGGGACCACAATCGATGATGCGCTCGGTGAGGCGTACGACAAGGCAGCCACCATGCTGGGGTTGAGTTATCCCGGCGGTCCGAATCTCGACACGCTCGCCCATTCAGAACTTGCGGGACCATCGGGAAGAAACTTTCCCATCAGCCGGCTCAGTCCGGATTCGCTCGACTTCTCGTTCTCCGGGTTGAAGACTGCGCTCTTGTACGCGATCCGTGGCACGCCAAATCGTGATGGTACATTCCCGCGCGACTTCGGTGATCTCATAGACAGGGATCGCGCGGAACTCGCATGGGCGTTCCAGGGCGCAGCAGTGCAGGCTGTGATTCTCAAGCTCTCACGCGCCCACCAGCAACTGCGCGAGCAAGGTATCAACCTCCGCACGCTCTTTGTTGGCGGCGGTGTCAGTTCGAACTCACTGCTGCGCGTTGAGCTCAAGCTCTGGGCAGACGAGCACGATCTCCGGCTGGTGATCCCACCGATGCGGTATTGCGTTGACAACGCAGCGATGATCGCAGGGCTCGGTGGCGAGATGTTCGGCGCGGGTGTTGCAGATGATCTGTCACTGCGAGCCCATCCACAGTCTGCCTACTAA
- a CDS encoding peptide chain release factor-like protein, with product MDVLRRQCEMTRGKTTGPGGQHRNKVSTAVQLTHTPTGLTASASERRSPAENERVALKRLRFVLAINHRIGVPVGDQRTDLWKQRCTKGQVRCSASHADFPSLIAEALDMLDACGWDHNRASLRLDVTPSQLTKLVAKHTATFAHVNDQRAHHGMRKLHA from the coding sequence ATGGATGTGTTGCGAAGACAGTGCGAGATGACGCGCGGGAAAACAACCGGTCCGGGCGGGCAGCACAGAAACAAGGTCTCTACCGCGGTCCAGCTCACACACACACCAACGGGACTTACCGCGAGCGCATCAGAGCGGCGCAGCCCTGCTGAGAACGAGCGTGTCGCGCTCAAACGCCTGAGATTTGTCCTTGCGATCAACCACCGCATTGGTGTGCCCGTCGGCGATCAACGAACCGATCTCTGGAAGCAGCGATGCACCAAAGGGCAGGTCCGCTGCAGCGCATCGCATGCCGACTTCCCATCGCTGATCGCAGAAGCACTCGACATGCTTGATGCGTGCGGATGGGATCACAACCGGGCATCGCTGCGACTCGATGTCACGCCATCGCAGCTGACCAAGCTCGTTGCAAAGCACACTGCAACATTCGCGCATGTAAACGATCAGCGTGCACATCACGGAATGCGCAAGCTCCACGCCTGA
- a CDS encoding thioredoxin family protein: MECRAADQACQHTRELKRGTTVLTPELLKATFEAGLAYDQYVATGSASEQENWNTSEQKVSLAFEQTQLIAGFTRRVNLIVSSGTWCGDCVQQVPILRAFEQSNPERVCLRLVDRDEHPEFSSHVKICGGGRVPAVVFATELFDFVSVFGDKTLTRFRALAAAQLGPACPLPGAGLPPDQLAGMTQDWLNELERVHLMCRLSGKLRQLHND; this comes from the coding sequence ATGGAATGTCGAGCAGCTGACCAAGCCTGCCAACACACACGCGAACTGAAACGAGGAACAACCGTGCTGACACCCGAACTTCTCAAAGCAACCTTCGAGGCGGGTCTTGCATACGACCAGTATGTCGCAACAGGCTCTGCCAGCGAGCAGGAAAACTGGAACACATCAGAGCAGAAGGTCTCGCTCGCTTTTGAACAGACACAGCTCATCGCAGGGTTCACTCGACGTGTGAATCTGATTGTCAGTTCGGGGACGTGGTGCGGCGACTGCGTGCAGCAGGTACCGATCCTTCGTGCGTTCGAGCAGTCCAATCCAGAGAGAGTGTGCCTGCGTCTTGTTGATCGGGATGAGCATCCCGAGTTTTCATCGCACGTCAAGATCTGTGGTGGTGGGCGCGTTCCAGCGGTTGTGTTTGCAACAGAACTCTTCGACTTTGTGTCGGTTTTTGGTGACAAGACATTGACGCGGTTCCGAGCGCTCGCAGCAGCACAACTCGGTCCGGCGTGCCCATTGCCCGGCGCGGGGTTGCCACCAGACCAGCTCGCGGGGATGACGCAAGACTGGCTCAACGAGCTCGAACGCGTGCATCTGATGTGCAGGCTCTCGGGAAAGCTCCGCCAGTTGCACAACGACTGA
- a CDS encoding NUDIX domain-containing protein, which produces MSIPVPPSEPNSLPYKIACLCDLRDEQGRVLMLKRLKHPNFGLCSPIGGKLDTHTGESPAQCAVREIAEEAEIDVPIDRIRLIGMVSERAYEGKTHWLMFVYRVLGSVSVKTGMTREGELFWVEPSQIESLDLPESDRKVIWPLVREVAPDALTDEPGFFAVHIDCDGDEMTWNVEQLTKPANTHAN; this is translated from the coding sequence ATGTCGATACCTGTTCCACCCAGTGAGCCGAACTCCTTGCCGTACAAGATCGCCTGTTTGTGCGATCTTCGCGATGAGCAGGGACGCGTGCTAATGCTGAAGCGTCTCAAACACCCCAACTTCGGGCTCTGCTCGCCAATCGGAGGCAAGCTCGATACGCACACCGGGGAATCGCCCGCGCAGTGTGCGGTCCGCGAGATCGCGGAGGAAGCTGAGATCGACGTGCCAATTGACCGAATTCGACTTATCGGTATGGTCTCGGAACGGGCGTACGAGGGCAAAACACACTGGCTGATGTTTGTCTATCGCGTGCTGGGAAGCGTGTCGGTGAAAACAGGCATGACGCGCGAGGGCGAACTCTTCTGGGTCGAGCCGTCCCAGATCGAGTCACTTGATCTGCCCGAGAGTGATCGAAAGGTCATCTGGCCGCTGGTGCGGGAGGTCGCGCCGGACGCGCTCACGGACGAGCCGGGGTTCTTCGCGGTGCACATCGACTGCGATGGCGACGAGATGACATGGAATGTCGAGCAGCTGACCAAGCCTGCCAACACACACGCGAACTGA
- the purE gene encoding 5-(carboxyamino)imidazole ribonucleotide mutase, which yields MGSTSDWDTMSHAAEMLQNLVIPFEAKVVSAHRTPDWLFEYASTAESRGLRVIIAGAGGAAHLPGMCASKTVLPVIGVPVKSSILNGVDSLLSIVQMPAGVPVATTAIGKAGAINAALLAARILGVSDSTIRDTVRTHQADQTSTVLNSRDLPIPSRKDDGA from the coding sequence ATGGGCTCGACCTCCGACTGGGACACGATGTCTCATGCTGCCGAGATGCTCCAGAACCTTGTTATCCCCTTTGAGGCTAAGGTCGTCTCGGCCCATCGCACGCCAGACTGGCTGTTCGAGTACGCAAGCACCGCGGAGTCACGTGGACTCAGGGTCATCATCGCAGGTGCGGGCGGTGCAGCCCATCTGCCGGGAATGTGCGCGAGCAAGACAGTACTGCCGGTGATAGGCGTTCCAGTAAAGTCCAGCATCCTCAACGGTGTCGATTCGCTGCTCTCGATCGTGCAGATGCCCGCTGGCGTGCCCGTGGCGACCACTGCAATCGGGAAGGCTGGCGCAATCAACGCAGCACTACTTGCAGCACGAATACTGGGTGTGTCTGATTCCACGATTCGCGACACAGTCAGAACACATCAGGCCGATCAGACAAGCACAGTGCTGAACTCGCGTGATCTGCCAATTCCATCGCGAAAGGATGATGGCGCGTGA